One window from the genome of Natrinema sp. DC36 encodes:
- a CDS encoding rhomboid family intramembrane serine protease: MKQAAETPQQVGPNAGEKPMGGLSVAMNPALQTLMLMSIVSLATWTGVQANDVDPFMLQAPLTEEWWQLPLSVYAHSSPDHLTGNATVILIAGGIISLSTSWFRFHLFFLSSGILAGVSHVAVTDAMGTAAPVLGASGAAFALVGYLLTSNTVSSAVLEGASIRVVLSVAAGVALFLTIQSAGMEIANLAHFTGAAIGLLSGHFNLLRPQQWGLLDRVSRS, translated from the coding sequence ATGAAACAGGCCGCCGAGACGCCGCAGCAGGTCGGCCCCAACGCTGGTGAAAAGCCGATGGGCGGTCTCTCGGTCGCGATGAATCCAGCGCTTCAGACGCTAATGCTAATGTCTATCGTCTCGCTGGCAACTTGGACAGGTGTACAAGCAAACGACGTCGACCCCTTCATGCTGCAAGCACCGCTTACAGAGGAGTGGTGGCAACTCCCGTTGAGCGTTTATGCCCACAGTTCTCCAGACCACCTCACAGGGAACGCAACCGTCATCCTCATCGCAGGCGGAATTATCTCGCTTTCTACGAGTTGGTTCCGCTTTCACCTCTTTTTCCTGTCTTCCGGGATACTCGCCGGAGTGAGCCACGTCGCCGTGACAGATGCGATGGGGACTGCAGCCCCAGTTCTCGGGGCAAGTGGGGCAGCGTTCGCTCTCGTCGGGTATCTCCTAACGAGCAACACCGTTTCGTCCGCCGTTCTTGAGGGCGCGTCGATCCGAGTTGTGCTATCAGTCGCGGCTGGCGTCGCGCTTTTTCTGACGATCCAGTCGGCGGGAATGGAGATCGCGAACCTCGCGCATTTCACCGGCGCGGCGATCGGCCTGCTCTCTGGCCATTTCAATCTGCTCCGACCGCAGCAGTGGGGGCTGCTCGACCGTGTTTCACGTAGTTGA
- a CDS encoding phage tail tube protein codes for MTGAGSATVAYTVEDSYGDGPATEPTWYQPGIDVTVGDLTVEQALERSRQPDDPTPSGSRPGNWEGAMSVSFSLTDDNFHDLVFADGGTALPNSPMRAPSSTWYYAIEMPDGTTESRTPTGAIVQDASISYEQGSDISVELTILYGDEPSDITEPGTIEQPSDEDVYTWHGATFEVGGLNQPLMQSTTLSLSGLARFRRGQGRHPYDAVVDAIEPSFSTDATFTERDQLALAVDDSREGLVGKVPATFALENGQGDTIEYTLEGCQPTSYSWSDLVAPDADLGEPIDYHVADVSATTATA; via the coding sequence ATGACGGGGGCGGGATCGGCAACGGTCGCGTACACCGTCGAAGACAGCTACGGCGATGGGCCGGCCACTGAACCAACGTGGTACCAGCCCGGGATAGACGTCACGGTCGGCGATCTCACGGTCGAGCAGGCACTCGAGCGGTCGCGCCAGCCAGACGATCCCACACCGTCGGGCTCCCGTCCGGGCAACTGGGAGGGTGCCATGTCGGTGTCGTTCAGCCTGACCGACGACAACTTCCACGACCTCGTTTTCGCTGACGGTGGGACGGCACTTCCGAACTCACCGATGCGTGCTCCGTCGTCGACGTGGTACTACGCGATCGAGATGCCCGACGGGACGACCGAGTCGCGGACGCCGACCGGCGCGATCGTCCAAGATGCGTCGATCAGCTACGAACAGGGCAGCGACATCTCCGTCGAGCTCACGATCCTCTACGGTGACGAGCCCAGCGACATCACGGAACCAGGCACGATTGAGCAGCCCTCTGACGAAGATGTCTACACCTGGCATGGAGCGACGTTCGAGGTCGGCGGTCTCAACCAGCCGCTCATGCAGTCGACGACGCTCTCGCTCTCGGGCCTGGCACGGTTCCGGCGCGGGCAGGGTCGCCATCCCTATGACGCCGTCGTCGACGCGATCGAGCCGTCGTTCTCGACGGACGCGACGTTCACCGAGCGAGACCAACTCGCGCTGGCGGTTGACGACTCTCGAGAGGGGCTGGTCGGCAAGGTCCCGGCGACGTTCGCGCTCGAGAACGGCCAGGGCGACACAATCGAGTACACGCTCGAAGGCTGCCAGCCGACCAGTTACAGCTGGTCGGACCTCGTCGCACCGGACGCCGATCTCGGCGAGCCGATCGACTACCACGTTGCGGACGTCTCCGCGACAACGGCCACTGCCTAA